The sequence GAGCTTACAGAAGTTGAAATTAAAGCGATTAAAGACTCACTGTGAAAAAATAACGAGAAGAAGATTCTACTTAAGCGTTTGTAAATAGATATGTAAAGGATGATTGATATGAGACCATTGATACACCATGTTTCTGTGATTAATAGTGATATGAAAAAGTCATTTGAATTTTATAAACACATTTTAGGAATGAAGTTAGTTATTAAAACCGTTAATCAAGATGATCGAGAGATGTACCATTTGTTTTTTGGAAACGCTAAAGGAAGTGCAGGCAGTGAATTCACAGTATTTGAAATGTCAGGTATTCCTAACAGGAAATTTGGAAATAACTCAATCGATCGGACCATCTTTAAAGTAAACACTGAAGAATCTTTAGATTATTGGCAAAAAAGATTGGAAGCGTTTGATATTTGTCATTATGGTATTGAAGAATATAATAACAAAAAACTATTAAGATTTGAAGATTACGATGGCACGCCTTTAGGTTTAACCATAAAAAACAAGGATGAACTCGCGCATAATTTTCATCCAAATAAAACTGCAGATATTCCAATAGAGCATTCAATTCTAGCAATTGATTCTGTCCATTTGAGAATTCCGTTTCCTAAAGCCAGCCAGAAAATTTTAGAGGATTTATTAAAGTGGAAGACGTGTTCAAAAATGATAGGTTTTAATAAAGCTGAAACGATTATTTTAAGTAATGAGTCCACTGACTTATATCAAGAAGTTCATTTGATCCATGATAACAGTGCAGTTCCAGAAACAATGGGAATTGGCGGCACTCATCATGTTGCGTTCTCTGCCGAGTCATATGGCACATTAATGGGTTATGAAGAATGGCTAATCAACTATAATATGATGTCTTCAGGTATTAAAGATCGAGAAATATTTAAATCTTTGTATTTTAGAGAGGCTAACAGAATATTATTTGAAATAGCGACAGAGGAAATGAACCATGATATATTAGAAAATGATTTTGCTGACGTTGATGAATATCCTCTCTACTTACCTGCTTTTTTAGAGAAAGATCGAGAAAAAATAGAATACAATTTAAAATAAACCATTCATTCTAGCTACAATATCTCGTTGTTTATTTGAAAAAAGTGATGAAAGCTTATTTTTTCAAGTTGTAAAGCTCTATAAAACTTAATGATAGGTAACTATTTGTTCAATATAAAATAGACAAGTAATCTAACGAGGTATTTAACTTATCTGAGCATCCGCTTTTTGGTGATTTAGAGATAATTGTCTATATACGATACTATAAAGCTTGTAGTATACTTAAATTATTATGTAGGGAAAGGTGGAAAATAGGTTACCTAGTATTGTGCTTTGGGCTTTTGGCCTTGTTTTAACTTTATGGGGTTTATACTCGATGAATAGAGCGTTTAAAAAGAATAAGACTAAAAATAATTTAATTCAGTTGTTATTAACAGGGGAAGCTTCTGGAATTGGACAATTTATTTCAGGTATAGTTACTATAGCTGTGGGCTTCGTTGTTTTGTATTTCCAAAACAAATAATTTTAAGTTAATGAATTCATAAGGAACCAGCAGCGAGTCTATTGTTAGTGGTTAGGCATGGTTATGAAATTATTAAAAATGATTATAGTGGTGGATTTTATCTAGAAGAAGTTTAATAGCTTTAGTGGTTAAAATTAAATAATACAAAAAGAAACAAGCATTAATAGATATCTGTATGGTAGATAAGCAATTAATGCGAAAAAAGTAATCGTCAACTCAAAGTTGAAACGGTTACTTTTTTTTGCGATTTAATTAGTAGGTTAACTCATTTCAACTATGAAATGAGTCATATTCCAAAATTAAGTCTTTTTAAATAGAGTAATGAAAACCTAGGATGTAAGCATCAGCAAAAATTATGATAAAGTTGTAGGCTCACTCTTTGTGGATAGGCTACACTAAGTTAGACAGAATAAATGAGGGCTTGTAAACTAAGACTACTAATAAAAAGGAGTGTGCTACTATGCCACGTCAACGTCGAACATTTACGCCTGAATTTAAACTGCAAATGGTGAAGCTTTATGAAAATGGAAAGTCACGTGCTGATATTGCTCGTGAATATGATTTAACCCCTTCGGGATTAGATAAATGGATTAAAAATCATCAAGCTACTGGCTCGTTCGCAGCTAAAGATAATCGAACAGAAGATGAAATAGAACTAAATAAATTACGTAAAGAAAATCAGCGGTTACTAATGGAGAATGATATTTTAAAGCAAGCGGCGCTGATCATGGGACGAAAATAAATGTGATTCGTAATAACGCTCACCTTTATTCGGTATCAGCAATGTGTGCCGTCCTCGAGATTAAAAGGAGCACCTATTATTATCATATAAATTTAGATGCCACTTCGCAGCGAAAAACAGAGGACATCGCACTTTCAAAAGAAATTGAACGGATTTTCAAAGAAAGCCGTAATAATTATGGTACGCGTAAAATCAAAAGAGAATTATTAAAGTTAGCTGAACCTAAACATGTATCAAGACGCCGAATTAGCCGCATAATGCATTCGTTAGGTTTAGTTTCAAACTACACTGTGGCTCAATTTAAACCGCAAAAATCACGTTCGAATGAGGCACTTATAAGAAACGAGTTAAAACGTGCGTTCATTCAAGAAAAAGAATTAGCTGTCGTTGTAAGTGATTTAACATACGTTCGTGTCGGTGGAAAGTGGCATTATGTATGTTTATTTGTAGACCTTTTCAATCGTGAAATTATTGGACATAGTGTAGGAGAAAACAAGACTGCAAGTCTTGTCTATGAAGCATTAGCAAGCATTTCTGCAAATTTAAATGACATACAGCTGTTTCACACGGATCGAGGGAAAGAATTTGATAATCGGTTGATTGATGAAGCGCTTGAAACATTTAATATTCAACGTTCACTAAGTATGAAGGGTTGTCCTTACGATAACGCTGTAGCGGAAGCAACATTCAAAGTGTTTAAAACAGAATTCGCAAACCAAGCTCACTTTTCCAATCTTAATCAGCTGGAACTTGAATTAAATGATTACGTTCATTGGTTTAATAACATCCGTATTCATGGAACATTGGGTTATTTAACGCCTACCGAATTTAAATTACAGCCCTTATAATTTTTGTTCAATTTACTGTTGCCATTCCATTGTTAAAGAAAAAAGGAGTGTAGGATGCATCATAATAGTGCACTGAAATCATGTTCAATGATGTCTTGTAATACAAATTGGTCGTCCTGATAATGATATTTAAAGAAGGAACAGTTTTGAATTTTAGTATTCTTTTTAACAGTACCAGTGTGTTCCCAGTGACGATAAAAATTTGCAATTGCGGCACCGTGTGAAACAATTAAAATACTATCGGCCGGACTATTACTTACAATATCGGCTACGGTAGTACTAATACGGTTTTCAAGTTCTATTTGTGACTCTCCGCCAAATTGTACAAAAAAATCGTTATAAGGGAGTGGCGGGTTTAAATGTTCGCCTTCACCTTCATAAGAACCGAAATTCCATTCACGTAAATTTTTAATCCGTTGATAAGGCTGATGAGTTAATAGTTCAAGCGTATCAACCGCTCGTTCCGATGTTGAGCTATAGGCTTCATCAAATGTGATTTTTTCTGTTTGTAAGTGAGCGTGTGCAATTTTTGCTTGTTGAATACCAATAGCTGTTAGAGGGGAATCACAAAAACCTTGTATTTTATGTTGCGCATTGAATAAGGTTTGTCCATGTCTCACTAAATATAATGTTGTCATTTTTTTAACTCCTTTATCACATATATATGATAAGTATAGCTTAAAGTATCGTGGAATTCAGTGGATTTAAATGATGAAATGTGACAACATCAAAGCTATCAGATGTTTTTATAACCCATAACTTGCATTTTATGTATTTTTTGTACAATGATATTAGGTGTTAAGTTGCTAACAAATTTTTGGTTATATTATTTCTGTATGTTGTATTCAGTAACATAATTCTCTATAATCAAGGTGACTCTAAATAAGATGAACGTCTTATTTATAAAAACTAGTCGTAAACAAACGTTACATTGGGAAACGTTATGTTGCAATTGAGTTAATAAAGAGTGGTTTACGCGGAATACATTAATTGGGGGAACTCCTGTGAAAAAACGTCCATTACAGATACTCGTCGTTTCATTGTTGGCAATTTTAATCGTAGGCGGTATTTTCTTAAACAATAAATATGCTAAGGTTGCTAAGTCAGAAACAAATAATAGCAGCGAAATACAAGCAGATAAAACAGCGGACAGTGCTGGAAAAACGAGTAACACCGATGCAAAAAAAGAAAAATCTGCTGAAAAAGAAAAAACTAAACTGAAAAAAGAAGAAACGAAATCTAGTAAAGTTAAAGAAAAAGCAACAAAAGAAACAATTGAATCAAACAAAGATAAGCAGATAAAAAACAATGAAAAAACGAAACAAGAAAAGTCTCAAGTAGCTAAAAACGAAAAAATAAATGAGCGAAAAACGATTGATAATTCTAATAAAACAAGGGTCAAAGGTGAGGCAACAAAGTCAGGGGAAACGCCAGTACCTCATCCTAATAAGTCATCAGCTAAACAACCTAATACTCAACCAAATAAAGGGTCTGTGAAGCCTCCATCTCAGCCATCAAAACCTTCCAATCCTTCAAAACCAACGCCTGAAAATAAGCCACAACCAGAGGCTAAAAAAGAAATTACGTTATCAATCAGGGGAACGGTCGCTAACTCCTCTACCTATTTTATAAGTCCTCAAAAAGTGACAATAAAAGAAGGGGAGAGCGTTATGGATGTACTTGGTGATTTTTGTCGTGATGATGGTATCCAAGTGGGAATTCGTAACGGAAATTATGTTGCGGGTATTAATAATCTATATGAATTTGATAAAGGATCAGAAAGTGGCTGGCTTTATCGCGTGAACGGCGTTTTCCCTAGTTATGGTGCGGCGCAATACACCTTGAAAGTTGGCGATACGATTGAATGGATGTACACAGAAGATTTAGGTCATGATGTAGGTGCACCACAAGGTTAATAGGACGTTTTTTAAAGACTGGAATTTTCCAGTCTTTTTTGTTTGTTATGAAAAATAATAAAGTAGCATTATTTTGTTGTCACAAAATGGCATCTCCGACTTTAAATAGCGCTATAGAAACAACTGCTCGTGTTAGTTATTTCCTTTTTGAAAAATAATAAAGAGATATATTTGTGCATCCCTGTATATGACCTTGTAAGACCGTAAAATTTTACCTATAATTAAGGATAGAAAGTATAACAAATCGATATGTATTAAGATGTAGGGAAAGAGGTGTAATTCCTCTACAGCCCCAATCTACTGTGAGAAGGACGAAATCTCAATGACCACTGAATAGTTAGCTATTTGGGAAGGTGAGAGAGTAGGATGAATTTTAGTCAGAATACCTCGCTTAATACTTATAGTTACTACAATTCTTATTGGAAGAATTATCTAGTACAATTCATCAGATAAAACAAAGGACCGCGTCTTTGTGTATCTATTTTTTAGCATGAGTCTGTTTCTAGCCATCCTTCGATAACGATTGGATGTCTTTTTTTGTGAACTTTACTAATATTTGGGGGTCGAATAATGAAAAATATTAAACAAAAAATATTGATTATATTGGCAACATTGAGTTTAGTTATTGGTTTTTTTGCAGTACCAGCAGGTGTTTTTGCTGCTGTCACTGTGGATGAGGCAATCGATGGTGGCACATCAAAAATATTATCTACGGGTAAATTAGCGGATGATTGGCAGTCTTTAGGCGTCGCACGATCAAATACGCCAGCAAGTAAAGAAGTTCGTCAAGCGCGTTATAATGATATTGTGGCTTATTTAAATCAATCAGATCGTCTTTCAGCAACTGATTTTGAACGTACAATCATTGGCGTTGTGTCAATTGGTGGGGATCCCACTCATATTCCTGAGGCAACAACCCATAAAAATCTTGTAGAAGAACTCTATCAAAGCAATGCAATGAATTCAGGGGTAAACGCTATAATCTATGGTTTGCTTGCTTTACAGACGAAAGAGTATGCAGTACCTGAAAATGCAAATTTCTCTATTCAAGAAATGGTTGATAAACTACTGAGCTTACAAAAAGCAGATGGTGGTTGGGCTCTTGGTGGTGCAGTTGGTGATGTTGATATGACAGGTATGGCGATTACTGCTTTAGCTAAATATAAAGATATGCCGGGTGTGTCCACAGCTTTAGATCGTAGCGTGGCATGGTTATCATCAGTTCAGTTAAAATCAGGTGGTTTCAAAGGCTGGTCAAATGAAAATTCAAACTCACTTTCTCAAGCCTTGATGGCAATTACATTAACTGGTAATGACCCAAAGGGCGCGCTGTTTACCAAAGATAGCGATATGATCACCGCATTGATGACGTATCGAACAGCTGACGGTGGTTTTAAATGGTTACCGACAGATACACAAAGCAATGGTATGGCTTTAGAACAAGCCTTGTATGCATTAACACAATATAAATTTTATTTGAATGGTTCGGGTTCAATTTATGATTTTGTTAACAATCCCGTGCCACAGTTGATTGAAACACCAGTAGAACCTGATCCAAGTACAGAGGAACCGAGTTCAAGTGCAGAACCAGGCACAGAGGATTCAGATAGCAGCGATTCAAATAGCAGTGATTCAAATGTGAGTTCAGAAGACTCAAGCACAACAACGTCTATTTCAGATGGTTCAGACGAAAATACTGAAGAAACAATATCCGATTCAGAAGGTTCAAGTAATGTAGAAAAAAACACTACTGATTCAAGTGAAGCGGGTATCATCGGGGATACAGATTCAAGTACAACAGCACCGTCAAAAGAAGCTGAGGAAGAGGCTGTCCAAAATACAAGTAATAATGCTAATTCAGATAACGCCAAAAGCTTACCAAGCACAGGTGAGGCAAATGATTACATGTTTTTAAGTGTATTACTAGGCGCGAGTATGTTATTAGTGGGTGTATTTTTCTTAGCAAAAAACAAACGCAAACAGAACAATTAAATAATCAGAAAAACGGTGCTTCAAATAGAATAGTCAGCTATTTTATTTGAGGCACTTCCCTTATGAGAGAGGAGTTTTCAGGTGGGAACAGTATTAAATTCGGTTCATCCGTTTACAAGCTTTTTTTATTTTGTTGGTGTGATTATTTTGAGTATGATGTTCTTACACCCTGTCTTTTTAGTTATAGAGTTACTCTTGTTAGTACTGTATAATTTGGTTCAAAAAAATGGTGCTAAACTTAAACAAACAATGAAAGGCTCATGGTTTTTGATTCTAGCAATTATTATTATTAATCCATTACTCAATCATCGTGGCAGTCATTTTTTATTCTATATCGGTAACAATCCGATTACATTAGAAGCAGTTGTCTATGGTATTATCATGGCACTCTCTTTTAGTTGTTTGCTTATTACTTTTATTTCATATAACAGCGTGATTACAAGTCATAAATTTTTATACTTATTTTCCAGAATATCACCCCAGCTAGCGTTGTTAACAATGATTACAATGCGCTTTGTCCCTCTTTTTATTCGTCGGTTAACGACAATAAGTGCTATTCAGAAAACACGTGGCATTCAAATGACGAGCGGAAAAATAAAAAAACGTGCCCATAGTGGTATGCGTTTAGTACAAATTTTGCTGGTGTGTTCATTAGAAGAAGCTTTGCAAACAGCTGATTCGATGGAAGCACGTGGTTATGGCATAAAAAAACGAACAACCTATTTAAGTTATCAATTAGAACGGCGTGATATCATCAGCTTAATTGGTGGTCTCTTAATATTACTTATTTGTATTTATAGCAAACTACAGGGATTCGGTAATTTACAAATTTATCCTGAATTGGGGAGAATGGGTTTAGATCTGATTCAAAACCAAATAGTACTGATATTAACCGTGTTATTTGTAGGTTACCCACTTATTTTGGAAGGACGTGAATTATTATGGTGGTCTTGGCAGAAATAAAAAATTTAAACTTTAAATACCCTGAAGAACAAGAAACTGCGTTACTTTCAAGTTCATTGATCATTGAAGAAGGCGATTTTCTTGTTTTAGCGGGCTCATCAGGTAGCGGTAAAACAACGCTATTACGACATTTGAAAAAAGAATTATGGCCGATTGGTGAGCGAACAGGTGAGATTCTTTATCAGGGTGAGCGTTACCAATATTTAACAGAAGTGCAATCAGCAACAGAAATTGGAATGGTCTTTCAAAACCCAGAAAACCAAATTGTAATGGATAATGTGATGGGTGAGTTAGCTTTTTCACTTGAAAACATTGGATGCCCTCCTAAAATTATTGAAAAACGAATTGCAGAGCTTATTAGTTTTTTAGGTTTTCAAAATATACTTGAACAATCGATTCATACATTATCAGGTGGACAAAAACAGTTGGTAAATTTAGCCTCTGTTTTGATTTTACAACCCAAATTATTAGTTTTGGATGAACCAACTGCTCAACTTGATCCGATTGCGACACGTGATTTTTTAGGGTTATTGAAAAGGATTCATGAAGAATTAGGCATCACGATTGTTATGAGTGAACATCGCTTGGATGAAGTCATTCCGATGGCAACACGATTAGTGATGATGGAGGATGGCAAGATTATAGAAAATAATCGTCCAGAGACTGTCGTGGGGAATCTCTGGCAAGAGCGGGGAAATGCCTTGTTTATTCCACAAGTTCCGCGTTTGTTTTTAGAAATGGGTTCATCGGTTTTGCCATTTTCAGTGTTAGAGGGGCAACGTAACTTGCCTCGATTACAAGAGAACGTAACAGTAGCCAAAAAGGCGGATAATGCGCCTGAGAGAGAACCTATATTAAAAGCAAAATCAATTGCTTTTCAATACGAAAAAAATGGTCGTTTTATTTTGAGAGATCTTAATTTCAGTATCGCTAAGGGAGAATGGGTCGGGATAGTTGGTAAAAATGGCACCGGAAAATCGACTTTTTTAATGGTATTAGCAGGGTTGTTAAATGCGCGAAGAGGTAAGGTAACATTTGCAGGGCGAACACTTAATAAAATCGATTTACAAGAACGATACGAGCGTATTGGCTATGTTTCGCAAAATCCTGCGTATCATTTTGCTTATGACACGGTGTTTGATGAATTTTATCAGCGTGCTATTCAAATAAAGCTTCCACAACCTGAAGAAGCGGTTCAGACAATGTTGCAAGAATTGCAAATAACCCATGTTTCTAAGAGAAATCCGCTTGATTGTAGTGGTGGTGAACAACAGCTGGTTTCATTAGGTTTGGTGTTATTATCAAAACCTGAAATTTTGTTATTAGATGAGCCTACGAAAGGCTTAGATCCTGTTCGAAAACATCATTTAGGAGAGCTTTTAAAGTCTCTGCAAGCCAAAGGAACAACACTTGTAATGGCAACTCACGATATGGAATTTGCGGCAGCATATGGAACAAGGGCAGCGTTACTATTTGACGGTAAAATTTTATCGGAGGCTTCTGTAGCAGATTTTTTCAGCGATAATTTCTTCTATACGACCTCTATTAATCGCTTGGTTCGTAAATACTTACCACAGGCTTTAACATGGGAGGATGTTATACCACATGTCGAAAACTCAAAGAAATTTAATTAAGTTAATCCTTTTTTTGATTTTTATGTTAGTACTATCAGTTGCTATAACCGATAAGTATTATTTATTAATCAGTCTTTTATTTTTGGTTGCAACAATGGTACCGTTATACCGTCGTTTTGAGAACAAAAAAATTCAATCACGTGAAATTGTTTTTATTGCTGTACTTGCAGCTATTGCTGCGACCAGCCGTGTACCATTTGCGATGATTCCGAGTGTTCAACCGACGACTTTTGTGATTATTGTATCTGCCATGGTATTAGGGAGTGAAAGTGGCTTTGTCATTGGTGCGACATCGGCGCTAGTATCTAACATGTTTTTAGGTCAAGGTCCATGGACACCGTGGCAAATGTTTTGTTGGGGCATGATTGGATTCACAGCAGGACTTTTGAAAGATTCCCCAATCTTGAAAGAGATGTGGAGTCGTTTAGTATTTGGCTTTGTATGCGGCTTTCTTTTTGGATGGATTATGAATTTATGGTATGTTGTGGCATATATCAAACCGTTAAGTTGGATTGCATTTGTGCAGGCATATGCTGCTAGTTTTTATTTTGACTTAGCTCATGCACTTTCAAATGTATTTTTCTTACTACTGTTCAGTGCATCGTGGTTGAAGATTATTCGACGATTTCAAAAAAAATATGGTCTAGTCGATTTAAGTAAAGAACAACTTTAATTGCATAGTTAGCTAAACTGTCAAATTTAGAAGGTAGACAAAAAACAACTTATGTTACAATGAATAGGTAAGAAGAACACGATTATAGTATTTTAGAATAATGGAAGTTTGGTGAAAATCCAACACGGTCCCGCCACTGTAATAAGCAAAGAGTGCTTTAAGTCAGGTCTTTTATCTAAATTAAACTGGTACTGTTGTTTCGAGGCAAAAACAATAGTCGCTTATTCCAGTAGACATGTGTCTCTGGTTTTTTTTATTGCACAATGATGTGCAGTTACAAGCTGTTTAATTATTTCTGTTAGAAACCACAGAGGCAGTAAAGAGAGTAATAAATTTTATAATTCACTACAATGTATTTAAAAACTGAATAGTATCTTACAAGGATGTAGGATAATCTAATATAGCAAAGAAGCTCTAGAAAGGTGTGCAGAAAACTGCCTTTTTTCTAAAGCTTCTTTTTATTTTTTTGAAAATAGTAGCGTAAGAGTAAGGGAAGGAATGATTCGAAAATGGAGAAAATAACGTTTAAAAGTGATTTGTTTATTGGAGAAAATGCACTTGATCGTTTGTGCGAGTTTAAAAACGAAAAAATCTTCATTATAGCCGATCGTTTTATTACTAACCTTGGCATCATTGAAGCCATCACCACACGCATCACTGAACACAACACATTTTTTGTTTTCAATGACATCAGTCCAAAACCACAGATTGAACATATCATCGCTAGCATTGCGGCATTAAATGAATTTGATGGTACGATGCTGCTAGCTATAGGTAGCTGTGCTGCGATAGATACAGCTAAAGGTGTTAAGTTTTTTGGACAAAAATGTGGCACTCTTAAAGCAATGCCATTTGTTGTGATTCCAACTGCTGACGGTAATACCTCAGAAGCGGCATCTCTTTCAGTTGTTGAAAAACAAACAGAAACACTAAAATATCCCGTTGTCACCGATGCGATTTTACCAGATGAAACAATACTGGATACGGCATTGATTCAAATGATTTTTCCGAAAGTAGAAACAGAACAATGGAATGTCCCCCATCAAATAACTGCTTATTCAGCAAAAAATGGAAATCAATACAGCAAAGCCTTTGGTTGAAAATAATAAAGGATATAAAAAAACTAACGAATTCAATAGCTAGATTCGTTAGTTTTTTGTGTGGTTAAGAGGTGGAATTTTTCCTATATTCCTTCGGTGTCATCTCAAATTCTTTTTTGAATGTTTTTGAAAAATAACTCATTTGAGTGAACCCTAAACTTTGAGCAATATGGCTGATTGTTAAATCAGAGTGACGCAATAATTCTGAGGCATGAATCATTTTTTGGTGATTCACGTAAGCAATAAAAGTAATTCCTACCTCAGATTTAAAAAGTTTACTAAAATAATAGGGGCTTAAAAATACTTTATTAGCTGTTTCTTCCAAAGTAATTGTACGGTGGAGATGAAGTTTAATATAACGTTTAGCGATTTTTATTTCTTTTTTTTGTTCTAGCAAGGATGTTTTTTCTATAGGGATTGTTCCCTTATGAGGCACTATCATTTTATGGTTTGTATAATAATCACTAAGCACACTTAAAGGATCAACATCACTAAAGCTTAAATACTCTAGATGTTGATGTGATTGCACTTTTTGTTTTAATTGATAAGTCTTTTTTGGAGTTTTAGTCATGCCCAATTAGCTCCTTCATAAATTCATCTACTAACTATAGTGTATCATGTTTGCCCTTTTATAAGTATGTCCATTCGATTAACTTTACTAGTGATATCAGCTTAAAGAGAGCGAATAATAATGAAAGATAAATAAGTAATGATAGTTTCATTTAGCTTACAAGAAAGATGCTAAAATATAGCATCAATCCGTTTTGAAAACGAACGACATTGTTTGAAATATTAATTATATATTATTTTTTCAAGTTGTTAATGAGTGTGATACTGCCTTTAATTGTAGCTTTTAAGAGTCGACTCATCTCATCATCCATTTTTCCATTTTTCATGAACATAAGAGTATTTTCAGCTTCAAGTTCATTAATTGTTTCGTTGATAATGCGTTCAATATCTGTCGCATTTTCTTTGAGGGGACTTCTATCAACAAGGTAATCAATACTGATATTAAAATAGTCTGCGATTAATTTTAGTGTGTCTAAATCTGGCACACCGTGACCCTTTTCATAACGGACAATTGAAGATTGTGTGTTTTTTAAAATCAGAGCAAGTTGTTCCTGCGTAAGCTCATTATTTTGTCGAAGACGACGTAATTTTTTACCAAAAGTTAACCCAGAAGTCATAATGATTCCCCTTTTATTAGATATTTATAATGGTAGTCTAAAAATATTTGATATGTATTATTGAAAAGATACATATGATTGTAATCGTTACCATTTAAAATAAGTATAATAAATTCTTATCACTTTCGTAAAGTAGTTGCTCAAGGTTTTTAATTGCCGTATTTTTTCTTAGTAACTAATCACAAAATAGCTGAAAGCTTTCAATTATTACAGGTTAAAATAGTGTTAGTTAATTTTCTTGAAAATGGTACGTTATTAATGATCTGATAAAGTGGCTAAATTAATAATTTTCAACAGTGTTTCTGTTATTTCAACAGGTGAATCCTTACTGCCATTGGTGATCCAGCTCCTCATAGCCTGAGTAGTACCACCTAAGATGAAGCTTTTTTGAATAGTATTTAATTGATTAAGTTGTGAATTTTCAGCAATGATTTTTTCTGAAAAAGAATAAAAAGGTTGTTCTATTAGATAGAAAAGTTGAT comes from Brochothrix thermosphacta DSM 20171 = FSL F6-1036 and encodes:
- a CDS encoding LPXTG cell wall anchor domain-containing protein, which produces MKNIKQKILIILATLSLVIGFFAVPAGVFAAVTVDEAIDGGTSKILSTGKLADDWQSLGVARSNTPASKEVRQARYNDIVAYLNQSDRLSATDFERTIIGVVSIGGDPTHIPEATTHKNLVEELYQSNAMNSGVNAIIYGLLALQTKEYAVPENANFSIQEMVDKLLSLQKADGGWALGGAVGDVDMTGMAITALAKYKDMPGVSTALDRSVAWLSSVQLKSGGFKGWSNENSNSLSQALMAITLTGNDPKGALFTKDSDMITALMTYRTADGGFKWLPTDTQSNGMALEQALYALTQYKFYLNGSGSIYDFVNNPVPQLIETPVEPDPSTEEPSSSAEPGTEDSDSSDSNSSDSNVSSEDSSTTTSISDGSDENTEETISDSEGSSNVEKNTTDSSEAGIIGDTDSSTTAPSKEAEEEAVQNTSNNANSDNAKSLPSTGEANDYMFLSVLLGASMLLVGVFFLAKNKRKQNN
- a CDS encoding IS3 family transposase (programmed frameshift), yielding MPRQRRTFTPEFKLQMVKLYENGKSRADIAREYDLTPSGLDKWIKNHQATGSFAAKDNRTEDEIELNKLRKENQRLLMENDIFKASGADHGTKINVIRNNAHLYSVSAMCAVLEIKRSTYYYHINLDATSQRKTEDIALSKEIERIFKESRNNYGTRKIKRELLKLAEPKHVSRRRISRIMHSLGLVSNYTVAQFKPQKSRSNEALIRNELKRAFIQEKELAVVVSDLTYVRVGGKWHYVCLFVDLFNREIIGHSVGENKTASLVYEALASISANLNDIQLFHTDRGKEFDNRLIDEALETFNIQRSLSMKGCPYDNAVAEATFKVFKTEFANQAHFSNLNQLELELNDYVHWFNNIRIHGTLGYLTPTEFKLQPL
- a CDS encoding energy-coupling factor transporter transmembrane component T; translated protein: MGTVLNSVHPFTSFFYFVGVIILSMMFLHPVFLVIELLLLVLYNLVQKNGAKLKQTMKGSWFLILAIIIINPLLNHRGSHFLFYIGNNPITLEAVVYGIIMALSFSCLLITFISYNSVITSHKFLYLFSRISPQLALLTMITMRFVPLFIRRLTTISAIQKTRGIQMTSGKIKKRAHSGMRLVQILLVCSLEEALQTADSMEARGYGIKKRTTYLSYQLERRDIISLIGGLLILLICIYSKLQGFGNLQIYPELGRMGLDLIQNQIVLILTVLFVGYPLILEGRELLWWSWQK
- a CDS encoding VOC family protein, with translation MRPLIHHVSVINSDMKKSFEFYKHILGMKLVIKTVNQDDREMYHLFFGNAKGSAGSEFTVFEMSGIPNRKFGNNSIDRTIFKVNTEESLDYWQKRLEAFDICHYGIEEYNNKKLLRFEDYDGTPLGLTIKNKDELAHNFHPNKTADIPIEHSILAIDSVHLRIPFPKASQKILEDLLKWKTCSKMIGFNKAETIILSNESTDLYQEVHLIHDNSAVPETMGIGGTHHVAFSAESYGTLMGYEEWLINYNMMSSGIKDREIFKSLYFREANRILFEIATEEMNHDILENDFADVDEYPLYLPAFLEKDREKIEYNLK
- a CDS encoding ABC transporter ATP-binding protein, with amino-acid sequence MVVLAEIKNLNFKYPEEQETALLSSSLIIEEGDFLVLAGSSGSGKTTLLRHLKKELWPIGERTGEILYQGERYQYLTEVQSATEIGMVFQNPENQIVMDNVMGELAFSLENIGCPPKIIEKRIAELISFLGFQNILEQSIHTLSGGQKQLVNLASVLILQPKLLVLDEPTAQLDPIATRDFLGLLKRIHEELGITIVMSEHRLDEVIPMATRLVMMEDGKIIENNRPETVVGNLWQERGNALFIPQVPRLFLEMGSSVLPFSVLEGQRNLPRLQENVTVAKKADNAPEREPILKAKSIAFQYEKNGRFILRDLNFSIAKGEWVGIVGKNGTGKSTFLMVLAGLLNARRGKVTFAGRTLNKIDLQERYERIGYVSQNPAYHFAYDTVFDEFYQRAIQIKLPQPEEAVQTMLQELQITHVSKRNPLDCSGGEQQLVSLGLVLLSKPEILLLDEPTKGLDPVRKHHLGELLKSLQAKGTTLVMATHDMEFAAAYGTRAALLFDGKILSEASVADFFSDNFFYTTSINRLVRKYLPQALTWEDVIPHVENSKKFN
- a CDS encoding DUF4430 domain-containing protein; translation: MKKRPLQILVVSLLAILIVGGIFLNNKYAKVAKSETNNSSEIQADKTADSAGKTSNTDAKKEKSAEKEKTKLKKEETKSSKVKEKATKETIESNKDKQIKNNEKTKQEKSQVAKNEKINERKTIDNSNKTRVKGEATKSGETPVPHPNKSSAKQPNTQPNKGSVKPPSQPSKPSNPSKPTPENKPQPEAKKEITLSIRGTVANSSTYFISPQKVTIKEGESVMDVLGDFCRDDGIQVGIRNGNYVAGINNLYEFDKGSESGWLYRVNGVFPSYGAAQYTLKVGDTIEWMYTEDLGHDVGAPQG
- a CDS encoding histidine phosphatase family protein codes for the protein MTTLYLVRHGQTLFNAQHKIQGFCDSPLTAIGIQQAKIAHAHLQTEKITFDEAYSSTSERAVDTLELLTHQPYQRIKNLREWNFGSYEGEGEHLNPPLPYNDFFVQFGGESQIELENRISTTVADIVSNSPADSILIVSHGAAIANFYRHWEHTGTVKKNTKIQNCSFFKYHYQDDQFVLQDIIEHDFSALL